The Vitis vinifera cultivar Pinot Noir 40024 chromosome 18, ASM3070453v1 region GGGGAGTGAGGAGTCAGGTTGTTGGAATCCTCCATTCTTAAGgcattttaatgattgggaattgaAAGAGGTGGAgggtttgtttcaaaatttgaatcctttgatggTAAGAAGAGAAGTGGAGGATGTTTTGAGCTTTAAAGAAAGTAAGGATGGCATTTTCTCTGTTAGATCCCTCTACAACTCCTTCACGAGGGCCTTTAGTGACCCTTTTCCTTGGGGTCTTATTAGGAGGTCTTGGGCTCCTATGAGGGTGAGCTTTTTTGCTCGGGAAGCTTCTTGGAACAGAATTTTGACCATCGACCAACTCAAAAAGAGGGGATGGAATATGCCGAATAGGTGCTACTTGTGTAAAGAGAAAGAGGAAACTACTGATCATTTATTCTTGTTTTGTAAAAAGGCTACAATgctttggagtttgattttctccctttttggtgtgCAGTGGGTTTTGCATTCttcaattaaaatgaatttgctTGGTTGGCATGGTGCCTTTGTGGGTAAGAGAAGGGAGAGATTTACTTTATAGAATGGCTATATGTCTAGATAGATGTCTAGATAGGGGAAaggtttttttgtcttttttggcGTTCTGAttgtatacttcatgtgtactTTATTGTTTTCGCCGCTTCTAGGCACTTCTAATACAAGCtctatttacctatcaaaaaaaaatggagactCCCTCCTATATCACATGCCCATATTTACTGAACATGTATGTCAACATTTGCACTTGAAACAAGCATGCTTGGTGTGCCTGCATAATATGATACAGATGAAAGCAACAAAACTAGTGCAGAAAGTATATATCCGTCTAGAACTGCACATTGCTTACAAGGTTTTATCAATATTTGCAGTTGAAAAAAACAGGCTTTATGTATTAGTGTGACATGGGACAAAGTAAAGCAACAGAGTATAGAAAGGGGAAGTCATTTTACATCCGTCCAGTAGGGTTGCTACCACATGTTGCAGGTTTTAAGAAGTGATAATGGTTTATAATATACCATAAGTTCAATAATGccattttacttttcttttcttttcttttcttttattttaattttttatgtgcACCACAAGTTCAATAAAACAAGAATAGTCAATATTGAAAGTTCACTGCATGCATACCCTTCTGCAGCTCCTCTGGTGTCAAATTCTGCAAATCCAGGGGAGGAAATCAATGAGAGGTGGAGATGCATCAGAAAAATTGGAACATGAGCCATACGTTTTTTTTAGTTACATACCAGGGTTTTTGGGTTTGACAAAATGCATCTCGCAATAAAGTTGGCTACCCCATCCACGACATGTTCCTCACTAATAACTACATAATTTTCATCATCAATTTCACTCCATTCTTCAACTTTATTAGGAACTGCTTCATCTGTGACCCACACCCACCAACTGGGTTCTTCAGGATCAACATTAATAAGAATTTCAGCAGAATGCAAATCCTCCCCTGATCAGAGAAACAGAACCAAGCAACCAGCAAGGGCTTAGcattaacttcttttttttttttttttttttctctttataggAGATTAGCTTTGACTTCAAGAAAAGTAAGAGCTAATGGCATTGAAGCATAAAACACTATATTGCCATTGAATAAATCAAAGAACCTGTGGCCTCCTTGAAAGGAAAACCATTGGTGGCCCCATCAACTGATGCACCATGGAGGGATTTAAGTCGACTTAGGAAGTGTTTAGAGTCCACAGTAGCTGCAAGACGAGCATGCAGCTGCCATCAGGAGCAAAAGAAAACACAATTTTAGCTTCAACTTCATGATTCTCCGTGAATATTCAATATTCCAACAAAGAAAACCCCATTGATGGAATACTTCTTAAAAAGGAAGTAATACAATGCAAATTCAAGATCATGGTTTAATGTTAGTATActacatgaagaaaaatgaaacaaaaagttTCACAAGTTCAAATAACTAGGCTTGAATCCCCAATGCAATGGAGACATAGACAAGTAAAAATCATCTATTGATATTTCCAATTTTCCCACTACATTTTTAGCAACTGATCTTTGAACAAAGCATCGATTGTGAATTTTTGCTCATCAGTCCCCCCGTTCTAAAGCAATGATCTTTCATGTCAAAGTCTGCTAAGTGTTGCATAACCACCGCACATGGTCCTACTCTCATATTTTCCATCCCTTTTTACTTTCAATTAATCCCACTCCTCAAGTGGATTGCTAACCAGATTATTTGGCAATATTTGAACCAtcagaaatcaccattttaacTTTGTTTTCTGTGAGCAATAAGAATTTGCATGGATATTTTGAGAATAGTACATGGCATGCCCATTTGTCAAGACATGCACCTTGGTCTTGTCAACTTTACTCTTccgttttaaatatttttattcttgagaTTTATAATTGTAcgttgaaatttatataattccATTACTTTTTTATTGAGTGCATTTTTACAATgcttgaaattttaaattttttattgattggataAGATTTTGAATCGTAtcttataaaattgatatgcatctCAAGTCACGTTTCACATTTCACTTTTCTGTGTCGTGCCTAAGTTAAAGGAGACTTTTGCACCTTAAGTGCTCTTGtgacttttaaaactatgggcATACCAAAGAAACAGTTCATTAAATTACAAGAAGAAAGTAGACATCCCAGTCCACTGCACAAAAAATGTCCTTTCAAAATGTGTGTTTATATCCCGTCAAAATCTATTGTGTTTGCGACCATAAATGCCCCTTAGCACACTCACAATAAAGTGGCCATTACACAAAAGCGATGGTATGAGTTTCAATAGTTTTTGCCGGGACAACAACAGTTATTTCAGAGTTCTTACGCATGAGTTTTCACGCAGTGAAACGGATTACCTGTTGATAATGAACAAacaatccatgaaaaaaaaaatgggaattaCCAACAGAACGATTAAATAAGAATTCACAAAATAGTCAATCCataatctgaaaataccctatAACACATCATACCGTTATCATATATCACAAACAACCAAATGTATGTTGTCTATGGACAATCTTTTTCTCCAGTCTTGAATTCCAGATAAAACGtcgcaaaaaaataaataaatagataaaaatagaagaaagaattTGAGAAACGAGCCGAGATACAGAAAAAGGTATACGCACATCGGGGGGGCAATCTTTAGATAAGCAAGGCGAATGTGAGAGATCTTGAAGGAGCTCCAGATTCTTCTGAAGCAAGCTTCTGAGACGTCGATTCTCCGTTCGGAGAGACTCTAAATCATGATTCGACGGCGGAGAATCATGATCATGATTATAATCGTGATCGTGGTGATGCTGATGGATATGGTGATGAGTTTCGATAGCGGACCAAGCCACCTCGGCAACCTCCAAGACAGTCTTCGCCACTTCTATGGGAACATTGCCGTGTCCTACCATCGCTCTGCCGGCTGATTTGTTTTGCCCTAATTGGGAAACTCGCGAACCCTAACGTCTTCTCTTCAAGCTCTCGTTCCTCCTCGGCGTTTTTCCTTTTAGACGGATAGCGATTACGTGTCTTATATAAATCACTTCCCAAGTCGGGCGTAGGAGCTACGGTAGGCTCTGCTGTactggaaattttttttttttattcaccgttttttacttaaatttctGTTGGTTGTTTGTTCCCTTATGTTTCTAATTTGATGTTTTTAtcgatttttttaataaaatatttataaaaaaatggattctaaaatttattatattttgtaaagtgctaaataataaaatagattatttagattttttttttgttatttagatttttttttaagaaatgaaagtttactttaaaaataaataaaatagatttttacatttttttttagtgttttttaattaaagtgtttttttataattaaatttttgaaaaatcatttctttttatataagtAATAAaagatctattaaaaaaaatatatcaaaaatagCAACTCAATGTATACAATACCTATATACCCACTGCCAAACcagcaaaaaaatataaaaaaaacaagcatCTAAATAGGTCAAGAAACAACCTCAAATAGAGCTCAATCAATCAATAAAACTTATTAAAGTTAGAGGGCGATAAGGTATAAACAACTTGACCTTAGCATTAACAAATCATTTATTAAGTAAACAAAATCACAATAACATACTTAATGAGTTGTATAATATCTCCCACGACTTGTTTTGGTATCAGAGTTCTTCTAAAACTCACACTAGTTCATTATGTCCTCTCAAATGGTCGAATCCCCAAACCACTTCCATCTTAAAAAATTTGTCTCATGTTTCCTCAAATTTAAGACCGTCCCACGTTGTTAGTCCATTTGATAACAACTCTTATCTTATTTCAATCAACACAACTCCTCAAATCTTCATTAAGCTTGCCCCTCAAACTATAATTCATGGCACATTTCATGTTGTTTTTGTAAGATATGACCTTATGGGATTCATCAACGGCTTCAAACCGTGCCATTCTTGGTCCATCAATGGCAATGACTAGAATCATGGGTACTCACTCTGGGATGAACAAGATCAATTGATCTTAAGTGCCATAGCCGACTCTATATCTTTAAACCCAGTTCATTTTATTGCTTATACTCGCGTATCACATGATGCATGGACTATTATAGTAAACACATACGTCAAACCTCATCGAGGTAAACTCAATCAATCGACACAACCTTTGGAAATTGGATAAGTTccactattatatatatataacaatttttttaataaaaaaagtactATTATGGTGGAAGACGTGCACCACTTTTATCTGGTTTATGGTAAGGGATGTTATCTCCTATAATGCattcaatattttatgtaatcATGAAATAACGTAACGATAACATCCActtattttatgttattcatCATTTGATAAAACATCGAACACATGATGGATAGTAACAGActataaaaagaatataaaaaaagtgaTACTTTTTAacacacttttgtggtacttaaaaaaaaaactgcatTGTTTTCATAAAAGGGTAATgccattttcataaaaaaattgcgtttttttttatttaataaaagagtGGTGCCCTAGATTAACATGCAACTTTAGTatgtaaaaatttaaaattttaataaaatttaaagaaaactaatataaatgattaaatacaaaatttaaaataaaaatacattttattttttattttatataaacacaaatatattaaatagtgaaaaaactaaaattaaaatgatttatgAAGGTGCtgcaatgaaaaaaacaaaattatggagCCATGAGGCGtaggaaaaaaatgatgaaatagtgaaaaaaaaaaaaggaaagaaatacgATTGACAAGTGGTTAGAAAATAGGTTATTAGAACGACAACAatgatattatttgattttctaatatcaaaatgttttttttttttaaaaaaagagagaagaaaaaaatagtttgtGTAGAAAGTGGGATGagtacaaaaatatataataatggGCAGGTTTTTTGGGTATCCGTCTCTATCATGTTATTGATgggataaatttaaaatcaaataaatgggTTTAAGACgagtttgaatttatttatttatttttaatatgagacATATTCAagtattgttttatatttttttcgtCTTatcgattatatataaaattattttaattttaattttatttctctatttttataataataataataaatagttttttttaataaaataagttattataatattttaactatttataaaatatatttattttaatacaattagaaaaattaaataataaaaaaattcatcccATTTAATTGGTGGGACAAGATAAGTATGAGAAATCTGCATACCTAATCCCACCCATCCAtattgcttaattttttttattataaccaatatcataattatttttaataaacgaAGTGAGGTTAGAATGAGGGCAATCGTACCAAACTTGCCTCATTGCCATCTTCAAGTAGAAATGGTAATTTTAGAACTTTGATATATTTCACTATTAAAGTGGatgtttaaagaatttttttttcaaaatacatgTAATTTAAAAGCAAGAAATCAAACCTcgaaaaaatgttatatttttttttcttaatggtGCTTGATTGCATGATTCCCCTAAATTTTATAGTAGTGCACTCTCTTGGtagaattttaataatatttttgaaagtaGGGTgaatttaattcataattagaatggtgtggtaaaaaaaaaaaaaaaaaatcatttgtaaaatgaaatataaagaGGGGGAAacaagaaagaaggaaaataggGTGGTTCGAGTAAACGGGGCGGGTCGGTCTGGACGTGGTGACCCATAGGGTCAATATAAGACTGAAAAGGCTATAGGCAGAAGCCGCAGAACACTTGCAGACCGAGAATGGCAGAAGAAATGCAAGACAGCGAGCCCATCACCAAGGGAACGGAGGAGGAGGCGCAAGAAATCGAGTCCCAGATAAAGGCCGCCATGAGCTCCCGCGTTGGCCATTTCAAAGAACAAGCAGAGTATGcccattttttcttctcttcttttatcTCTCCAAAACCCCATCCCGACATGTAGTATGTGTGTTTATATGTTGATCGAGATATCTGGGTAATATGTAACTGCAAATTTGAGTTTTCCTCCCCAATTGTCTATTCTCTTGTCCTGTTTGCGAGGGAGCGTCTGTAAAGTGCGGAAATAAGTATTTTTCAAGAGCAAGGCGTTGAGGTGTGAAAAAAGAAAGTCGTGGGGTAGGTTTTTGTATCCTTAGTATTATCATGAGTCCATCAAGTATGGAAATTGAAGTTTAGGGGTGGTTGGACTTGATGAAGTTGCTTATTGATAATTTGGTGGTCGATTGATCTTCCAATTTCCTCGTTTCaacaactcattttttatatttcttctaGCTGCTTGGCATGTAGTAGGTATCTGGTTTACTGCATTTACATGGATGGAAATGCTGCAAAATTGAGTTTTAACTATTGGGAATATCATGGGTTTTGTAGGAGTAATGCAGACCATGGATCTTGAGCTGTAAAATTGCATGTTTAACTGGGATATGCTTGGTGATAAATTTGAAAGgattaataaatatttagatCAATGAAGGGAATTGGGTTACCAGTGCTTGAGGTGTTGACAATGCCCATGTTGTGGGAGGAGTCTTTTTAACACGAGTTAGAAGAAGGGAGGAGGGTTGTTTTTCATAGATGGGCAGCTTCAAACGTTTGAACACAGTAAATGTTGAAAAGGGAAGCCTGTCTGAAATGATGGGAAGTTTTAACCCAAGGAAATTGTCAAGAATATCaggaatgaattttttttgtcctttttaagGGTCGGGTCGGTTGATAGAAAAATTCCTTTCCCTGTTCACTTCCTTCTGGTGCTTTGTTTCCATAAAGCATGTGCAATATCATAATTAAAGCTCTTGCCGTTTTATTGTTGGTGCTGCTTCGTAGCCTCAGCCTGCTTACACCTTACTATAGCAGACTTTTTCACTTGTTGAAGTGGGTGGCTGGCTGGTCGACATGTACACCACACTCACGCGATGTATACAACAGGATTGCAGtgcatatttattaaatgatatatcACAGATGTTACAGGACACCCTCAATCCACCTTCGCGCAACAAATAATTCTATGGACATACACTACGTACACACAAAagattacctttttttttataataattttatttatttatttattttttatgggaaaatatttttttataggcaaaataAACAGGAGAAATAGAGGAATCTTGATCAATATGCTTCCCACGCATAACAAAATCCTTTTAacaattctaaatttatatGTTTAGAGTCCTAACTAGTAGACAGTTATTGGGGCCAAAGTTTGGTGTAAGCTTCTCTAGGCCAGTTATTGTAGTGAATGTTGACAAAATAGTAAGGTCCTTTTATGTGCTTACTAATGATTTGTTGTGGGAACATATGATTTCAATTAAATCTGGAAATGGGAAAAAATGGTCATCAGATTAGaatgtttattttaaagttttatgtTTATCACatacatattatttattttcactctTTACATTGCAAAAGGAAAGTGGTGATATTAttaatgggattttttttcgttaaaaaaaaaatatcattaatggGATCTATGAATTATGTTGCTTGTCTATTAATTCTTCTCTCATTTATTGCATAAACTCAACATCAATTGATTAGTCCAAATTGTTTAGTTGAGAATTGAAGATAATGCATCTGAGTGATTGGCAAAGTTGAATGATTATGTTGGTTGTTTCTGGTTGCAGTTCTTTGACATTTGAGGGGGTTAGGAGATTATTAGAGAAGGACTTGGGGTTGGAGACATATGCATTGGATGTGCACAAGAGATTTGTCAAGCAATTTTTGCTGGAGGTACCTCTTTGGATTTGCAAACTTGTGGTCTGCATGAAGCATGaaagaattattttgtaattggTTGAACATCCTTAAATTATGCTTTCAATCTGGGTGAGTGATTTCTATAGTTGCTTTGTTTGTACCTTTAGTTTGTTTTAGCATTGGTGCTGTTTACAGACATACAAGTAGTTGCGAGAACCATTGTCAACTTCCTATTTAAAGGTTGTATTCTGCTAATCTCTGGACCTGCACCACTCTGGAGCATTACCCTAGATGGTTAGAAGcaagaaaacaaagaatatgACCATCCATAGCTCGTGGTTCAccatatctgaagaaaaaaataatcaacatCCAGCACCTAGGTTTAGAGCACTGACGTAGTACCAACCTAACATACCTTAACATGGTGTTACTCATAACCAGCATTAATAACTTTAGACCAAATTGACCTACTGTAATTTCACAATTTCACAGTTGGTCAGGTTGATTAAACTGAGAAGTTCCCCAAAAAATCAATCATTGTATGTACATAAATAAAATCCCCTTTGCTATTTTCCTGAAATCTAGGGaagattttatttatagttattACAAACTTGTGATTACCACATAATGATGTGTTACATTTTCTTTAAAGCAACATTACATCTTAATTATTACTTGCAAT contains the following coding sequences:
- the LOC100259029 gene encoding uncharacterized protein LOC100259029, which produces MVGHGNVPIEVAKTVLEVAEVAWSAIETHHHIHQHHHDHDYNHDHDSPPSNHDLESLRTENRRLRSLLQKNLELLQDLSHSPCLSKDCPPDLHARLAATVDSKHFLSRLKSLHGASVDGATNGFPFKEATGEDLHSAEILINVDPEEPSWWVWVTDEAVPNKVEEWSEIDDENYVVISEEHVVDGVANFIARCILSNPKTLNLTPEELQKAVSVSVSSMNKYEKMASVWHAGMMFYTLATWGIALAGLYRSRAVMKLAAKGVHTTSKFIMKAL